The Oncorhynchus tshawytscha isolate Ot180627B linkage group LG20, Otsh_v2.0, whole genome shotgun sequence genome has a window encoding:
- the LOC112219614 gene encoding mothers against decapentaplegic homolog 7, whose translation MFRTKRTGLVRRLWRSRAPVEGDGEADTRTHGSGGCCMGKSTKVAGKTSAGTEAELKALTHSILKKIKEKQLEGLLQAVESKGGARSPCLLLPSKVDTKLGQQSYSLPLLLYKVFRWSDLRHCSELKRLPCCESYGKINPELVCCNPHHMSRLCELESPPPPYSRYPMDFLKPPDSLDSGPSSTETGGTTYSAPVGLSDSQALQESGDRSHWCVVAYWEEKTRVGRLYSVQEPSLDIFYDLPQGNGFCLGQLSSDNKSPLVQMVRTKIGYGIQLSREPDGVWVYNRSCYPIFIKSATLDNPDSRTLLVHKVFPGFSIKAFDFEKADSLQRPNDHEFTQQPRTGFTVQISFVKGWGQCYTRQFISSCPCWLEVIFNNQ comes from the exons ATGTTTAGGACCAAACGAACGGGGCTCGTCCGGCGACTCTGGAGGAGCCGTGCGCCCGTCGAGGGCGACGGGGAGGCGGATACACGAACGCATGGATCCGGGGGTTGCTGTATGGGTAAATCGACGAAGGTTGCCGGGAAAACTAGCGCCGGAACGGAGGCTGAATTGAAAGCCCTGACCCACTCGATACTGAAAAAAATCAAAGAGAAACAATTAGAGGGGCTCTTGCAAGCGGTGGAGTCAAAGGGGGGTGCACGGAGCCCCTGCCTGCTCCTACCCAGCAAAGTGGACACCAAACTGGGTCAGCAGTCTTATTCCCTCCCCTTGCTGCTCTACAAAGTGTTTCGGTGGTCGGACCTCAGGCATTGCTCGGAATTAAAAAGGCTACCTTGCTGTGAATCCTATGGGAAAATTAACCCAGAACTCGTTTGCTGCAATCCTCACCACATGAGCAGGCTTTGTGAACTCG AGTCTCCCCCTCCGCCTTATTCCCGATACCCAATGGACTTTCTTAAACCACCCG ATTCACTAGACTCGGGGCCTTCATCCACTGAGACTGGAGGAACTACCTACTCGGCCCCCGTGGGGCTCTCAG ATTCCCAGGCTCTCCAGGAGTCGGGTGACAGATCCCACTGGTGTGTGGTTGCGTACTGGGAGGAGAAGACACGCGTGGGGCGCCTCTACTCGGTCCAGGAGCCTTCCCTGGACATCTTCTACGACCTACCTCAGGGGAACGGCTTCTGCCTGGGCCAGCTCAGCTCCGACAACAAGAGCCCGCTAGTTCAAATGGTGCGGACCAAGATTGGCTACGGCATCCAGCTGAGTCGCGAGCCCGACGGGGTGTGGGTGTACAACCGCAGCTGCTACCCCATCTTCATCAAGTCGGCCACACTGGACAATCCCGACTCGCGGACTTTACTGGTGCATAAAGTGTTCCCCGGATTCTCCATTAAGGCCTTCGACTTTGAGAAGGCAGACAGCCTGCAGAGGCCTAACGATCACGAGTTCACACAGCAGCCGAGGACTGGGTTTACTGTACAGATCAGCTTCGTGAAGGGCTGGGGTCAGTGCTACACAAGACAGTTTATTAGTAGCTGCCCCTGTTGGTTGGAGGTTATATTCAACAACCAATAG